GGCCGATCAGCCGCGGCAGCCGCACGGTGCCCCCGTCGATCAAGGGGACTCCCCAGCGCCGGCAGAACACCCCGAAGACGGCGTCCTCCTCGACCACCCGCAGATCGCACCAGATGGCCAGCTCGAGGCCGCCGGCCACGGCGTAGCCGCTGACCGCGGCGATGACGGGTTTGGACAGCACCATCCGCGTCGGCCCCATCGGGCCCGGGCCCGTCCGGTGCACGGCGTTGGCGTCGGGGGTGCCGAACGCCTTCAAATCGGCTCCGGCGCAGAACGTTCCGCCGTCGCCCCACAGCACGGCCGCCGACGCGGTGTCGTCGCGGTCGAATTCCTCGAACGCCGCGTACAGCGCGGCGGCCGTCGGGCCGTTGACCGCGTTGCGCGCCCCCGGCCGGTCGATGATCACCGTGGTCACCGGGCCGTTGCGCTCCACCCGCACCGGATCACTCATGTCGCCTCCGCACATAGTGGTTCGCGCCGCTGCAGCAGCTCAGCGGCGAAGTCGTGGTAGGCCGCCCGCAGCCGGGCCCCGGGCCAGTCGGCGGGCAGCAGTTCGTCGGGCAGGACGGGGTCGGTGAGCAGGTGCCGGACGGTGGCCGCGGCCACCACGAAACGGCCGGGGATGTCCGGCGCGGCGACCATGTCGTCGAGCAGCCGGTGCCCGGCCCGTGCCCAGGCGGGCAGGTCCCACAGCTGCGCGGCCAGCCCGGCGGGGTCGCCGTCGCGCGTCCGCAGGACCCGGACCCTGGCCGCGACGTCGGGTCCGAGCTCGGCGCCGA
The sequence above is drawn from the Mycobacterium marseillense genome and encodes:
- a CDS encoding crotonase/enoyl-CoA hydratase family protein — translated: MSDPVRVERNGPVTTVIIDRPGARNAVNGPTAAALYAAFEEFDRDDTASAAVLWGDGGTFCAGADLKAFGTPDANAVHRTGPGPMGPTRMVLSKPVIAAVSGYAVAGGLELAIWCDLRVVEEDAVFGVFCRRWGVPLIDGGTVRLPRLIGHSRAMDMILTGRAVAADEAQAIGLANRVVPKGQSRRAAEELAAQLAALPQQCLRSDRLSVLHQWGATESEALDVEFASISRVAAEANEGAGRFAAGAGRHGASAD